GTCAAAAACTACATAAAACACCCATTCAGTAATTGGCTCTGGTGGGGTGCGCTACTGCTGATCTGGCTACTGAGCACTTGGTTCGACAGAGCCTGGTTGTTTCATGATCAGAGACTTCCCTCCTGGGATCAAGCGGAATATCTCAGCAGTGCCTTGGAACACGGAAGGGGACTAGGACTTCTACCCCCTAGAGAATGGAATGGATGGCAAGCACTTCTGGACTTGTCTCCAAAAATCCCCCCCCTATCGGCACTCATCAGCGGAAGCATGATGGCTTTCACAGGAGAAGCCGCAGACGAAGCGAGCTGGGTCTTAAGTCTTTGGCATGGGTTACTACTGATAATTGTGGCCCAGTGGGGTCGTGCTCTGGGTGGCACGAAGCTTGGTCTACTTGCCGCAATATTGCTGGCCTTGTCTCCAGCGATGGCGGAACACAGGGTTGAATTTAGCCTCGATCTTGCTGTAGCAACAAGCAGTAGTCTTGCGCTCTGGCTTCTGTTTCTCTGGCAAAGCAATTCTCCAGAGGGAGGAACTTGGAAACAGGCCTTTGCCGCAGCAGTCTCAATCGGAGGAGCATTGCTTATCAAGCAGAGCTCATTACTCGTTCTAGCGATGCCGTCGCTTTGGGCGGCCTGGCAGGCGTTTTCGATCAAGAAGCGACGAAGTCAAACCATCGCAGGGATCTCGGTGGTTATCTCCATGTTGTTGCCATGGCTTCATCACAATTGGATCACAACCATTGGAGGAACACAGCGGGCTGTATTGGTCTCAGGAGCAGAGGAGGGGGATCCCGGAATCCTCAATCTGCAGAGCTGGATCTGGTATCCAAAGCTTATGCCGAACCAACTAGGTGTACTGGTATTGACACTTGGGCTGGCGGGATTAGGCCTATTAGCATGGAAAAACAAAACTAGATTAACAAGAGAATTCAAACATCCGGTTTTAAACCTTGCTGATGGCTGGCCTTGGGTGATTGGAGTGACTCTTAGTGGCTGGATCTGCATAACACTAAGTCCAAACAAAGACGCAAGATATATCGCTCCAGTGCTTCCATTGCTCATATTAATCCTTGCAAAAGGGTGGCTAGTATTAATTAATTTTGCTAGCCAAAAAGCCGGCAAAAGAAACAGCTTGATTGCTTTTTGCTCCATTCTCGTATTATCAGCAACACTAAGCATCAAACAGCGCTGGAGCGATATTGATAAAAAGGCAGGCTCACCTGCCATTCATGCTTTAAACAGCATTAATAAAAGAGTGAAAGGATTGCCAACGACTGTGTTCATAACATCCAGTGATCGCAACCTCAACGAGCAAACCTTGAGCTATCTCGGCCAAATCAATGGGCGTGACATCCAAGCTCGTCGTCTAGGCAGAAGTCCTGGACAAAAAGATATGGCATTGGATCAATCAAACTGGTGGATTCTTGCAACGGGTGATCAAGGGACATCGCGAAAATCCGCCAGAAAACTTGGCCGGAAGGTACGCAAAGACCCGAGATTTGAATTAATAGAGTCTTGGGGGTGGACTGAAGGTCGCGAGGTTGAACTATGGAAACGCAAAGATTCAGCAGAAAAGCCAACAACATTTGACTACCGATTTATATCACTAGCACGCAGCCTCGAATCTGGGCCAGGAAGTCTAGATTCAATTTTCAAAGAAATAGAAGTGCAACATCTTCTTGATCCAGATTTTAAATATCAAGATCGAGTTAAATCTTGGGCGCTGAAAAAACTAAAAGAGAATAACCATAATCCAGACGCACTTTGGAGTCTTGCC
This region of Synechococcus sp. WH 8016 genomic DNA includes:
- a CDS encoding glycosyltransferase family 39 protein — encoded protein: MASPKNLLKSVKNYIKHPFSNWLWWGALLLIWLLSTWFDRAWLFHDQRLPSWDQAEYLSSALEHGRGLGLLPPREWNGWQALLDLSPKIPPLSALISGSMMAFTGEAADEASWVLSLWHGLLLIIVAQWGRALGGTKLGLLAAILLALSPAMAEHRVEFSLDLAVATSSSLALWLLFLWQSNSPEGGTWKQAFAAAVSIGGALLIKQSSLLVLAMPSLWAAWQAFSIKKRRSQTIAGISVVISMLLPWLHHNWITTIGGTQRAVLVSGAEEGDPGILNLQSWIWYPKLMPNQLGVLVLTLGLAGLGLLAWKNKTRLTREFKHPVLNLADGWPWVIGVTLSGWICITLSPNKDARYIAPVLPLLILILAKGWLVLINFASQKAGKRNSLIAFCSILVLSATLSIKQRWSDIDKKAGSPAIHALNSINKRVKGLPTTVFITSSDRNLNEQTLSYLGQINGRDIQARRLGRSPGQKDMALDQSNWWILATGDQGTSRKSARKLGRKVRKDPRFELIESWGWTEGREVELWKRKDSAEKPTTFDYRFISLARSLESGPGSLDSIFKEIEVQHLLDPDFKYQDRVKSWALKKLKENNHNPDALWSLALLGVLQNRPENAARWFTQLEALDAEENWARAYHLVVLLADWKSCKAAWLADTYLKESKGREKINLLVALRDLSRTTCFDPRGPIGLKNSIIPAIKSVENQINGEKN